One part of the Xylanivirga thermophila genome encodes these proteins:
- the brxL gene encoding protease Lon-related BREX system protein BrxL, with translation MDRENRDLNKKLNQYFPGRVVRKDLTQKIKEGANVPIYVLEYLLGMYCATDDEDSINEGVNRVKAILAENYVRPDEAEKIKSKIRELGQYTVIDKLTVRLNEKRDVYEAEFSNLGLKGVEVEANYVKEFEKLLAGGIWCILKIQYYYDEELRNANPFIINSLKPIQIPNLDMDEILSGRKYFTKDEWIDILLRSVGMEPTQLEEKVKWHLLARMIPLVENNYNLCELGPRGTGKSHIYKEISSNSILISGGQTTVANLFYNMSTRKIGLVGLWDVVAFDEVAGITFKDKDGIQIMKDYMASGSFARGKELKNASASMVFVGNINQSVDVLLKTSHLFEPFPEAMAYDSAFFDRMHYYIPGWEIPKYRPEFFTNEYGFITDYIAEFFREMRKRSYGDSIDKYFRLGNNLNQRDVIAVRKTVSGLVKLIYPHGEFNKEDLEEILRYALVGRRRVKEQLKKIGGMEFYDVHFSYIDNETFEEEFVSVPEQGGDKLIPEGKGRPGHVYTVAHGDSGMIGVYKIETEVVSGTGKFERTGLGTSREAKENLNTAFNYFKANKKNISGTISLSNNDFLMHVQDLQGIGMTSQLTLAAFIALCSGALKKPVLSQLVVLGSMSIGGTINKVEELASTLQVCFDAGAKKVLLPMASAADINTVPPELFSKFQISFYQSPEDAVYKALGVE, from the coding sequence GTGGACAGGGAGAATAGAGATTTAAATAAAAAATTGAATCAATACTTTCCGGGCAGGGTTGTCCGTAAGGATCTAACTCAAAAAATAAAAGAAGGGGCAAATGTCCCCATATATGTCCTTGAATATTTACTTGGCATGTATTGTGCTACTGATGATGAAGATTCCATAAATGAAGGAGTTAATAGAGTAAAAGCAATACTTGCAGAAAATTATGTTAGGCCAGATGAAGCGGAAAAGATTAAATCCAAAATTCGAGAATTAGGTCAGTATACAGTCATTGATAAGTTGACCGTAAGGCTCAATGAAAAGAGAGACGTTTATGAGGCAGAGTTTTCTAATTTAGGGTTAAAGGGCGTAGAAGTAGAAGCGAATTATGTGAAAGAATTTGAGAAACTTCTTGCTGGCGGTATATGGTGCATTCTTAAAATTCAATACTATTATGACGAAGAGTTAAGGAATGCAAATCCATTTATTATAAATAGTTTGAAACCCATTCAAATTCCAAACTTGGATATGGATGAGATATTGAGTGGAAGAAAATATTTTACCAAGGATGAATGGATTGATATCCTTTTAAGATCCGTGGGCATGGAACCTACTCAATTAGAGGAAAAAGTTAAGTGGCACCTTCTTGCCCGAATGATTCCTCTTGTTGAGAACAACTATAATCTCTGTGAATTGGGGCCAAGAGGGACAGGTAAATCTCATATATATAAGGAAATATCCTCCAACTCTATTTTAATATCAGGGGGACAAACTACTGTAGCCAATTTATTTTACAATATGAGCACCAGAAAAATCGGATTAGTCGGCTTATGGGATGTAGTAGCCTTTGATGAAGTGGCTGGAATTACCTTTAAAGATAAAGATGGTATTCAGATTATGAAGGATTATATGGCTTCAGGCTCATTTGCCAGAGGAAAAGAATTAAAAAATGCTTCTGCTTCTATGGTTTTTGTTGGTAACATCAATCAATCTGTGGACGTTCTTTTAAAAACATCCCATTTATTTGAACCATTTCCAGAGGCAATGGCATACGACTCTGCTTTTTTTGATAGAATGCACTATTATATTCCAGGTTGGGAAATACCTAAATATAGGCCAGAGTTTTTTACTAATGAATATGGCTTTATTACTGACTATATTGCAGAGTTTTTTAGGGAAATGAGAAAAAGATCCTATGGCGATAGTATAGATAAATACTTTAGACTTGGTAACAATCTTAACCAAAGAGATGTTATAGCGGTAAGGAAGACTGTATCGGGATTGGTCAAACTAATTTATCCTCATGGGGAGTTTAATAAAGAAGATTTAGAAGAAATCCTAAGGTATGCCTTAGTTGGAAGAAGACGAGTAAAAGAACAATTAAAGAAAATTGGCGGTATGGAATTTTATGATGTTCATTTTTCCTACATAGATAATGAAACTTTTGAGGAAGAATTCGTATCGGTTCCGGAACAAGGTGGCGACAAACTGATACCTGAAGGAAAGGGAAGACCAGGGCATGTATATACAGTTGCCCATGGTGATTCAGGGATGATCGGAGTATATAAAATAGAAACAGAGGTTGTCTCTGGAACAGGAAAATTTGAAAGGACAGGATTGGGGACTAGCAGGGAAGCAAAAGAGAATTTAAATACAGCCTTTAACTATTTTAAAGCAAACAAAAAGAATATTAGTGGAACAATTTCCTTAAGCAATAATGATTTTTTGATGCATGTTCAAGATTTGCAGGGAATTGGTATGACTTCTCAATTGACTTTAGCAGCCTTTATTGCCCTTTGTTCTGGAGCATTAAAAAAACCTGTATTAAGTCAGTTGGTGGTATTAGGGTCAATGAGTATAGGGGGAACCATTAATAAAGTGGAGGAACTGGCATCCACCCTGCAAGTTTGCTTTGATGCAGGGGCGAAAAAGGTACTCCTACCTATGGCTTCCGCTGCAGACATTAACACAGTTCCTCCAGAGTTATTTTCTAAATTTCAGATATCCTTTTACCAAAGCCCTGAAGATGCAGTATACAAAGCATTGGGCGTTGAGTAA
- a CDS encoding phage integrase N-terminal SAM-like domain-containing protein, whose translation MLEEFREYLALKGKSKNTINSYYLHIKGYYKWFWESFGRECSVLYRENILDYISYLRNIKKDNGRTINCKISALIKYNEFLVANGIQQDQVVSKNDNIKIQQKYANPSDLTKQEVDAFRQQQDSLFYSAIALDCKKLMLLDSNYYKMDIEIFIAWRHC comes from the coding sequence TTGTTAGAGGAATTTAGAGAGTATTTAGCGTTGAAAGGAAAGAGCAAAAATACTATCAATAGTTATTATTTGCACATAAAAGGTTACTACAAATGGTTTTGGGAGTCATTTGGCAGAGAATGTTCGGTGCTATACCGTGAAAACATCTTAGATTATATAAGTTATCTTCGTAATATAAAGAAAGATAATGGGAGAACAATAAATTGTAAGATTAGTGCATTAATAAAGTATAATGAATTTTTGGTTGCGAATGGAATACAACAGGACCAAGTAGTTTCAAAAAATGATAATATTAAGATCCAGCAGAAATACGCTAATCCTTCCGATCTTACTAAGCAAGAAGTTGATGCTTTTAGACAGCAACAGGACTCCCTCTTTTATTCAGCCATTGCCTTAGATTGCAAGAAGTTGATGCTTTTAGACAGCAACTATTACAAGATGGACATCGAGATATTTATTGCTTGGCGACATTGTTAG
- a CDS encoding tyrosine-type recombinase/integrase, which translates to MQEVDAFRQQLLQDGHRDIYCLATLLAYAGLRISEALNIQLTDFNLTVGELKVRGKGDKDRVVYLNDKIINSIREYLRVRESDSPYLFANSNGKVIHRSTVNKIFNKYSDKVTPHVLRHYFCTIALEGGLSVHEVAYLAGHSNIHTTLLYLNPSRETIRIKINNL; encoded by the coding sequence TTGCAAGAAGTTGATGCTTTTAGACAGCAACTATTACAAGATGGACATCGAGATATTTATTGCTTGGCGACATTGTTAGCGTATGCAGGTTTGCGAATTAGTGAAGCACTTAATATTCAATTAACAGATTTCAATTTAACAGTTGGAGAGTTAAAGGTTAGGGGTAAAGGAGATAAAGACAGAGTTGTTTATCTAAATGATAAGATTATTAATAGTATAAGAGAGTATCTAAGAGTGAGAGAAAGTGATAGTCCATATTTATTTGCGAATAGTAATGGTAAGGTAATTCATAGGTCAACAGTTAATAAGATTTTCAATAAGTATAGCGACAAGGTCACTCCTCATGTATTAAGACATTATTTCTGCACAATTGCTTTGGAGGGCGGGCTATCAGTTCATGAGGTTGCCTATTTAGCAGGGCATAGTAATATTCACACTACGCTTCTATATTTGAATCCGAGTAGAGAGACAATTAGGATAAAAATTAATAACCTGTAA
- the pglZ gene encoding BREX-1 system phosphatase PglZ type A, producing the protein MNLLEVKKRLEEIFNKEPMDGKKRNIVFWYDDEGEFAEDIEELKLDNAKIIKLADNNSFHIKYLLEKEDTESNYLLYSPSSKPMPRDNWLLDILKYSEEFSTDKATLIMRDFKVGDPSLRNVFKGYLKFFGNKERYRKFASYHIDKFTKEKVDIAVLSTLCRLSVADFEQVVKKILIEELEGENKYLEAIENFGNIDAFWDLVEKRYGYSFEERSLEKLTIMLLVTHLSYTLEEDMPTTWVEYVSPKRSDAIVFISNFMNHSADGKYYDLLADKAQETLNVKGYLDKWDIDKYIECDTLRAFDEAILDRIIGNLVEGVGEFDRYRKLINKRRTSHWFETYRNEYEALYFANELLEMEKRIGGVIKAETAHDLITAYTKEYYLMDYFYRKFYLHYDKVYDKDPFEKLADRIENTYTHWYLNELSIKWSAAVQEEMLEEYSLVGIKQQRDFYKDIVSPFTRNNERVFVIISDALRYEAAKELLNLINKDVRGMAEIGFMQGVIPSTTKYGMASLLPRKELVVNDKSDISIDSISTQGTANRGKIIANYSDNTQAISFSDMVDMRRADYKEAFEGKKLIYIYHDTIDAVGEVPQTEREVFDAVEKAFEDLVSLIKNLINHVSATNIIITADHGFIYRRSQLTEVDKISRFNAETIDAGRRYMLAEIDEDISDTLPISMKYLFGQETKLKAIVPKGMIRYKVQGAGANYVHGGASLQEIIVPVIRFKNIRKDEYKATKVEVKLTNISRKITNRITYLEFFQTEVVDEKKVPLKLKLYFVDKEGNRISNENIIIADSRSKNPENRTYREKFTLRDMAYDKNKEYYLILEDEDETVEKIYERIPFTIDLLFTDDFGL; encoded by the coding sequence ATGAATTTATTGGAAGTGAAAAAGAGGTTAGAGGAAATCTTTAATAAAGAACCTATGGATGGGAAAAAGAGAAATATTGTTTTTTGGTATGATGATGAGGGAGAATTTGCTGAAGATATTGAAGAACTTAAATTGGATAATGCCAAGATTATTAAACTTGCTGATAATAATTCCTTCCATATAAAGTATCTTCTTGAAAAAGAAGATACTGAATCTAATTATCTCCTATACTCTCCTTCATCTAAACCAATGCCACGGGATAATTGGCTGTTGGATATTCTGAAATATAGTGAGGAGTTTTCAACTGACAAGGCTACTTTAATCATGAGGGATTTCAAGGTGGGGGATCCTTCATTAAGAAATGTTTTCAAGGGATATCTAAAATTCTTTGGGAATAAAGAAAGATATAGAAAGTTTGCCTCCTACCATATAGATAAATTTACTAAGGAAAAGGTAGATATAGCAGTTCTATCTACTCTGTGCAGATTATCTGTAGCAGATTTTGAACAAGTTGTAAAAAAGATTCTGATTGAAGAATTAGAAGGAGAGAACAAATATCTAGAGGCTATTGAGAACTTTGGTAATATAGATGCCTTTTGGGATTTAGTTGAGAAAAGGTATGGCTATAGTTTCGAAGAGAGATCATTAGAAAAATTAACGATTATGCTTCTTGTTACTCATTTATCCTATACTCTCGAAGAGGATATGCCAACTACATGGGTAGAGTATGTATCTCCTAAAAGGTCAGATGCCATAGTATTTATAAGCAACTTCATGAATCATTCCGCTGATGGTAAATACTACGATTTACTGGCAGATAAAGCCCAGGAAACATTAAATGTAAAAGGTTATTTAGATAAATGGGATATAGATAAATATATTGAATGTGATACATTGAGGGCTTTTGATGAAGCAATACTGGATAGGATAATTGGGAACTTAGTAGAAGGTGTCGGAGAATTCGATAGATACCGTAAATTAATCAATAAAAGAAGGACAAGCCATTGGTTTGAAACCTATAGAAATGAATATGAAGCCTTATACTTTGCTAATGAACTCCTTGAAATGGAAAAGAGAATTGGTGGAGTTATTAAGGCTGAAACTGCCCATGATTTGATTACTGCTTATACTAAAGAATATTATTTAATGGACTATTTCTACAGGAAGTTTTATCTTCATTACGATAAAGTTTATGACAAAGATCCTTTTGAAAAACTTGCAGATAGAATTGAAAACACCTATACCCATTGGTATCTGAATGAACTCTCAATAAAATGGTCCGCAGCGGTTCAGGAGGAAATGTTAGAAGAATACTCTTTGGTAGGTATTAAACAACAAAGGGATTTTTACAAAGACATTGTTTCTCCATTTACAAGGAATAACGAAAGAGTATTTGTAATCATTTCCGATGCTTTAAGATATGAAGCAGCAAAAGAACTCCTTAATCTAATTAATAAAGATGTGAGGGGTATGGCAGAGATTGGTTTTATGCAAGGAGTTATCCCTTCAACTACAAAATATGGTATGGCAAGTTTACTACCAAGAAAGGAATTGGTAGTAAATGATAAATCGGATATTAGTATTGACAGTATCAGTACCCAGGGAACAGCAAATAGAGGAAAAATAATCGCCAATTATAGTGATAATACTCAGGCAATATCATTTAGTGACATGGTAGATATGCGTAGGGCAGATTACAAGGAAGCCTTTGAAGGGAAAAAACTAATTTATATATACCATGACACAATAGATGCCGTTGGGGAAGTGCCTCAGACGGAAAGAGAGGTTTTTGATGCCGTAGAAAAGGCTTTTGAAGATTTAGTATCGCTAATCAAAAACCTAATAAATCATGTAAGTGCTACAAACATAATAATTACTGCAGATCATGGTTTCATATACAGGCGTTCCCAATTAACAGAAGTAGACAAGATTAGCAGATTTAATGCTGAGACCATAGATGCCGGCAGGAGATATATGCTTGCAGAAATTGATGAAGATATTTCAGATACATTACCTATTTCTATGAAATATCTTTTTGGACAGGAGACAAAATTAAAAGCCATTGTTCCAAAAGGTATGATTAGATACAAGGTTCAAGGGGCAGGAGCCAATTATGTCCATGGTGGAGCATCTTTGCAGGAGATAATTGTTCCTGTAATAAGATTTAAGAATATCCGTAAAGATGAGTATAAAGCTACTAAGGTCGAAGTGAAGTTAACCAATATTTCAAGGAAGATTACAAATAGAATCACCTATTTGGAGTTTTTCCAAACAGAAGTGGTAGACGAAAAGAAAGTGCCATTAAAACTAAAACTTTATTTTGTAGATAAAGAAGGTAACCGTATCTCTAATGAAAACATTATAATTGCTGATAGTAGGTCGAAAAACCCTGAAAACCGCACTTATAGAGAGAAGTTTACATTAAGGGATATGGCTTATGACAAGAACAAGGAATATTATTTAATTTTAGAAGATGAAGATGAAACAGTAGAAAAAATATATGAGCGAATACCTTTTACGATAGATTTGCTATTTACAGATGACTTTGGTTTATAA
- the pglX gene encoding BREX-1 system adenine-specific DNA-methyltransferase PglX: MDKTAIRNFAVKARRKLIEDITHKAYEIGITKDKILDIETFEGGFRVKGRENGKTFKKYELKQREKLIQKIKHSGFDQVIEEVAYTWFNRFIALRFMEVNNYLPTGVRVLSSIEDGKTEPDIIQEALNINLDIDREIVYRLQDSNDTEDLYRYLLVKQCNQLGQIMPSVFEEIADYTELLLPDKLLAEGSVIRDLVEEIEEYDWKIELNEEEQKREPEKGEHGIEIIGWLYQYYISEKKDEVVGMNKNMISKEDIPAATQLFTPKWIVKYMVENSLGRLWLESHPNEELKAQWKYYLEEAQQDPEVQKQLDALKDPNLNPEDIKVLDPAMGSGHILVYAFDVLYDIYLSAGYSEREIPTLILEKNLYGLDIDDRAGQLATFALLMKARSKNRRIFRNKPKMNLCSIQESNDIPKEAIEYLVNPKETELEKHFHREDVEYLIEVFHDAKEYGSILEVKKIDFDTIEKRIEEIRNDVPEDLFELQYREVILEKIPPLIKQAKIMSQKYDVVCTNPPYMGRKYINTKLREYIDDNFYKVRVDLFSVFIERNYNYAKFNGHLGFMTPFVWMFITSYEELREKMINEKSITSLVQLEYSGFTEATVPVCTFTLRNIHTGESGEYVSLSDFKGADKQPLKTLEAAANREVNYRFTVKSDSFINIPGKPIAYWANPNLIEAFEKGKPMNSIVEPKQGLATADNNRFLRLWHEVNYNKINFQCKSIEDSLNSKAKWFPYNKGGPRRQWYGNYDYVVNWENDGFEIRNFKDRWGKQRSVVRNPQYYFREAITWSLITSGGFSIRYRETGSIHDVAGMSAFSNNRDKLMYILGLMSTKIANYVFKILNPTINLQVGDFNNFPVLFIDSKPIIDIVKKSIDIAKKDWDSFEISWGFQKHPLLTHKKEADTIEAAFTNWSNFAENQFNQLKANEEELNRIFIEIYGLQDELTPEVADEDITISKADRERDIKSFISYAVGCMFGRYSLDEEGLIYAGGDFDDKFRIRNGQWEIKTKEGWKKSSIKIVEHNVIPIADGDYFEDDILQRFVEFIKVSFGEETLEENLEYIAETLGKKANETSRQAIRRYFLKDFYKDHVRTYKKRPIYWLFDSGRQDGFKALIYMHRYDPSTVARVRTDYLHSLQKKYEAEINHLDILIDSDISQREKAAARKKKETILKQIEECRLYDEAIAHVANQRIEIDLDDGVKVNYAKFQGVEIPQGKGRKPLKADLLAKI, encoded by the coding sequence GTGGATAAAACGGCCATTAGAAACTTTGCGGTAAAAGCAAGGCGTAAACTAATAGAAGATATAACCCATAAGGCCTATGAGATAGGGATAACAAAAGATAAAATCTTAGATATCGAAACCTTTGAGGGTGGTTTTAGAGTAAAGGGTAGAGAAAACGGGAAAACCTTTAAGAAATATGAATTAAAGCAGCGTGAAAAATTAATTCAAAAAATTAAACATAGTGGTTTTGACCAAGTTATAGAAGAGGTTGCCTACACATGGTTTAACCGTTTTATTGCACTGCGATTTATGGAAGTAAACAACTATCTTCCCACAGGAGTCAGAGTATTATCTTCAATAGAAGATGGTAAAACTGAGCCAGATATTATTCAAGAAGCCCTAAACATAAATTTAGACATTGATCGTGAAATAGTGTATAGACTTCAAGACAGTAACGATACAGAGGATTTATATAGATATTTGTTAGTTAAGCAATGTAATCAATTAGGCCAAATTATGCCCTCTGTTTTTGAGGAAATCGCTGATTATACAGAATTACTCCTTCCTGACAAACTTCTTGCTGAAGGTTCTGTAATTAGAGATTTAGTGGAAGAAATAGAGGAATATGATTGGAAAATAGAACTGAATGAGGAAGAACAGAAGCGGGAACCAGAAAAGGGAGAACACGGTATAGAAATTATTGGTTGGCTATATCAGTATTATATTTCTGAAAAGAAAGATGAAGTTGTTGGTATGAATAAAAATATGATATCTAAAGAGGATATTCCTGCTGCTACCCAACTTTTTACACCTAAATGGATAGTAAAGTATATGGTAGAGAATTCTTTAGGTAGGCTATGGCTGGAATCCCATCCAAATGAAGAATTAAAGGCTCAGTGGAAATATTATTTGGAAGAAGCCCAACAAGACCCCGAAGTTCAAAAACAATTAGATGCACTCAAAGACCCCAACTTAAATCCAGAAGATATTAAAGTACTGGACCCTGCTATGGGTAGTGGCCATATTTTAGTTTACGCTTTTGATGTTCTATATGACATATACCTATCTGCAGGTTATTCGGAAAGAGAAATACCTACTTTGATATTAGAAAAAAACCTTTATGGACTTGATATAGACGATCGTGCAGGCCAATTAGCCACTTTTGCCCTTTTAATGAAGGCAAGAAGTAAGAATAGGAGGATATTTAGGAATAAACCGAAGATGAACTTGTGCTCTATTCAGGAAAGCAATGATATTCCTAAAGAGGCTATCGAATATTTAGTTAATCCAAAAGAGACTGAACTAGAAAAGCATTTTCACAGGGAAGATGTTGAATACCTAATTGAAGTCTTCCATGACGCAAAAGAATATGGCTCAATCCTGGAAGTGAAAAAAATAGATTTTGATACTATAGAAAAAAGGATTGAAGAGATAAGGAATGATGTTCCAGAGGATCTATTTGAACTGCAATATAGAGAGGTAATATTGGAAAAGATCCCACCACTGATTAAACAGGCTAAAATAATGAGCCAAAAATACGATGTGGTTTGTACTAATCCGCCGTATATGGGCAGAAAGTATATTAATACTAAGTTAAGAGAATATATAGATGATAATTTTTATAAAGTAAGAGTGGACTTGTTTTCAGTTTTTATCGAACGTAATTATAACTATGCAAAATTTAATGGTCATTTAGGTTTTATGACTCCATTTGTATGGATGTTTATTACTTCCTATGAGGAACTGAGAGAAAAAATGATAAATGAAAAATCTATAACTAGTTTAGTTCAATTAGAATACTCTGGATTTACTGAGGCTACTGTTCCTGTATGTACATTTACATTAAGAAATATTCATACAGGTGAAAGTGGTGAATATGTCAGTTTATCGGATTTTAAAGGTGCTGATAAACAACCGTTAAAAACTTTGGAGGCCGCTGCTAATAGGGAAGTAAACTATAGGTTTACAGTAAAGTCTGATAGTTTTATAAATATTCCAGGAAAACCGATTGCTTATTGGGCAAATCCTAACTTAATCGAAGCATTTGAAAAAGGCAAGCCTATGAATTCTATTGTTGAACCTAAACAAGGCTTAGCCACTGCAGATAATAACAGATTCTTAAGATTATGGCATGAAGTAAATTATAACAAGATCAACTTTCAATGTAAATCTATAGAAGACTCATTAAATTCGAAGGCAAAGTGGTTTCCTTATAACAAAGGGGGCCCTAGAAGACAATGGTATGGGAACTATGACTATGTAGTGAATTGGGAAAATGATGGATTTGAAATAAGAAACTTTAAAGATAGGTGGGGCAAACAACGTTCTGTTGTGAGGAATCCACAGTATTATTTTAGAGAGGCTATTACTTGGTCGCTTATAACAAGTGGTGGTTTTAGTATTCGCTATAGAGAAACAGGAAGTATTCATGATGTTGCAGGAATGTCCGCTTTTTCAAACAATCGTGATAAATTAATGTATATATTAGGTTTGATGAGCACAAAAATTGCCAATTATGTTTTTAAAATATTGAATCCAACTATAAATTTGCAAGTAGGTGATTTTAACAATTTCCCTGTTTTATTTATTGACAGTAAACCCATTATAGACATTGTGAAAAAAAGTATAGATATTGCAAAGAAAGACTGGGATTCTTTTGAGATTTCCTGGGGATTCCAAAAACATCCCCTATTAACCCATAAAAAAGAAGCGGATACAATAGAGGCAGCATTTACCAACTGGTCTAATTTTGCTGAAAATCAATTTAACCAACTTAAGGCTAATGAGGAGGAACTAAATCGTATTTTCATTGAAATCTATGGACTACAAGACGAACTTACTCCTGAAGTAGCAGATGAGGATATAACCATAAGCAAAGCGGATAGAGAAAGAGATATTAAATCCTTTATCTCTTATGCTGTTGGCTGTATGTTTGGACGCTACTCTTTAGATGAAGAAGGTCTAATATATGCTGGTGGAGATTTTGATGATAAGTTTAGGATACGTAATGGACAATGGGAGATTAAGACTAAAGAAGGTTGGAAAAAGTCTTCAATAAAAATAGTAGAACATAATGTTATTCCTATTGCTGATGGAGATTATTTTGAAGATGATATCCTTCAACGATTTGTAGAGTTTATAAAGGTATCTTTTGGCGAAGAAACATTGGAGGAAAATCTAGAATATATTGCTGAAACTTTAGGTAAGAAAGCCAATGAAACCTCAAGGCAGGCTATTAGAAGATACTTTCTAAAGGACTTCTATAAAGACCATGTAAGAACATATAAAAAGCGACCTATTTACTGGCTCTTTGATAGTGGAAGGCAGGATGGGTTTAAAGCCCTTATTTACATGCACCGTTATGATCCTTCTACCGTTGCAAGGGTAAGGACCGATTATTTGCATAGTTTACAGAAGAAATATGAAGCAGAAATAAACCATCTTGATATTTTAATAGATTCGGATATTTCTCAAAGGGAAAAGGCTGCTGCTAGGAAAAAGAAAGAGACAATTTTAAAGCAAATTGAGGAATGCAGGCTTTATGATGAGGCCATAGCCCATGTGGCTAATCAAAGGATTGAGATTGATTTAGATGATGGTGTTAAAGTTAATTATGCTAAATTCCAAGGGGTGGAGATACCTCAAGGGAAAGGCAGAAAGCCGCTGAAAGCAGATTTATTAGCGAAGATATAA